From Pseudomonas sp. stari2, a single genomic window includes:
- the apbC gene encoding iron-sulfur cluster carrier protein ApbC yields MSAVTRAAVEAVLSQYTDPYLNQDPVSAGCVRNIEIAGDRVSVQLEIGYAAGLFKSGWAQLLQLAIENLDGVVSAKVEVNSVIAAHKAQAQIPGLANVKNVVAVASGKGGVGKSTTAANLALALAREGAKVGILDADIYGPSQGIMFGIPEGTRPQIKDQKWFVPLQAHGVEVMSMAFLTDDNTPMVWRGPMVSGALLQLVTQTAWGDLDYLVIDMPPGTGDIQLTLAQKVPVAGAVIVTTPQDLALLDARKGVEMFRKVNIPVLGVVENMAVHICSNCGHAEHLFGEGGGEKLATQFGVELLASLPLSMLIREQADGGKPTVISEPDSQIAMVYQELARHVGARIVLQEAASPAMPNITISDD; encoded by the coding sequence ATGAGTGCCGTCACTCGCGCAGCGGTGGAAGCCGTCCTCAGCCAATACACCGACCCTTACCTGAACCAGGATCCGGTCAGCGCCGGTTGCGTGCGCAACATCGAAATTGCCGGTGACCGCGTCAGCGTGCAGCTGGAAATCGGTTATGCCGCCGGTCTGTTCAAGAGCGGCTGGGCGCAATTGCTGCAACTGGCCATCGAAAACCTCGACGGTGTGGTGTCGGCCAAGGTCGAAGTCAACAGCGTGATTGCCGCGCACAAGGCACAGGCACAGATTCCGGGGCTGGCCAACGTCAAGAACGTGGTTGCCGTGGCGTCGGGCAAGGGCGGTGTGGGCAAGTCCACCACCGCTGCCAACCTGGCGCTGGCACTGGCCCGCGAAGGCGCGAAAGTCGGGATCCTCGACGCCGATATTTATGGCCCGAGCCAGGGCATCATGTTCGGTATTCCCGAGGGCACCCGCCCGCAGATCAAGGATCAGAAGTGGTTCGTGCCGCTTCAGGCCCATGGCGTGGAAGTCATGTCGATGGCTTTCCTGACTGACGACAACACGCCAATGGTCTGGCGCGGGCCGATGGTCTCTGGCGCGCTGCTGCAACTGGTCACGCAAACCGCTTGGGGCGACCTGGATTATCTGGTGATCGACATGCCGCCAGGCACCGGCGACATCCAGTTGACCCTGGCGCAGAAAGTCCCGGTGGCCGGCGCCGTGATCGTCACCACACCGCAGGATCTGGCGCTGCTCGATGCGCGTAAAGGTGTGGAAATGTTCCGCAAGGTCAACATTCCGGTGCTTGGCGTGGTGGAAAACATGGCCGTGCACATTTGCTCGAACTGCGGACATGCCGAGCATCTGTTCGGTGAGGGCGGTGGCGAGAAACTGGCGACCCAGTTCGGCGTTGAACTGCTGGCTTCGCTGCCATTGTCGATGCTGATCCGCGAACAGGCCGATGGTGGCAAGCCGACGGTGATTTCCGAGCCGGACAGCCAGATCGCCATGGTCTATCAGGAACTGGCCCGCCACGTCGGTGCGCGGATTGTGTTGCAAGAAGCGGCATCGCCGGCGATGCCTAACATCACCATCAGCGACGATTGA
- the metG gene encoding methionine--tRNA ligase: MSEPRKILVTSALPYANGSIHLGHMLEYIQTDMWVRFQKHRGNQCIYVCADDAHGSAIMLRAEKEGITPEQLIANVQAEHSADFAEFLVDFDNFHSTHAEENRELSSQIYLKLRDAGHIAQRSITQYFDPEKKMFLADRFIKGTCPKCGTEDQYGDNCEKCGATYAPTDLKDPKSAISGATPVLKDSQHFFFKLPDFQQMLQTWTRSGTLQDAVANKIAEWLDAGLQQWDISRDAPYFGFEIPGEPGKYFYVWLDAPIGYMASFKNLCNRTPELDFDAFWGKDSTAELYHFIGKDIVNFHALFWPAMLEGAGFRKPTGINVHGYLTVNGQKMSKSRGTFIKARTYLDHLSPEYLRYYYAAKLGRGVDDLDLNLEDFVQKVNSDLVGKVVNIASRCAGFIQKGNAGLLVDSNAAPELTEAFLAAAPSIADAYEARDFARAMRETMALADRANAWIADKAPWSLNKQEGKQDEVQAVCATAINLFRQLVIFLKPVLPLLAADAEAFLNVAPLTWNDHTTLLANHQLNEFKPLMTRIDPVKVQAMTEASKEDLTASQTDTGAAAPAGNGELAKDPLSPEIDFDTFAAVDLRVALIVKAEHVEGADKLLRLTLDIGDEQRNVFSGIKSAYPDPSKLDGRLTMMIANLKPRKMKFGISEGMVMAAGPGGEEIYLLSPDSGAKPGQRIK; encoded by the coding sequence ATGTCCGAACCACGCAAGATTCTCGTCACCAGCGCCCTGCCCTACGCCAACGGTTCGATTCACCTTGGCCATATGCTGGAATATATCCAGACCGATATGTGGGTGCGCTTCCAGAAGCATCGCGGCAATCAGTGCATTTATGTCTGCGCCGACGACGCCCACGGTTCGGCGATCATGCTGCGCGCGGAAAAGGAAGGCATCACTCCGGAACAACTGATCGCCAACGTCCAGGCTGAACACAGCGCCGACTTTGCCGAATTCCTGGTGGACTTCGACAACTTCCACTCCACTCACGCCGAAGAAAACCGTGAGCTGTCGAGCCAGATCTACCTGAAGCTGCGTGACGCCGGGCACATCGCCCAACGTTCGATCACCCAGTATTTCGACCCGGAAAAGAAAATGTTCCTGGCCGACCGCTTCATCAAGGGCACCTGCCCGAAATGCGGCACCGAAGACCAGTACGGCGACAACTGCGAAAAATGCGGTGCAACCTACGCGCCGACCGACCTGAAGGATCCGAAGTCGGCAATCTCCGGCGCCACCCCGGTGCTCAAGGATTCCCAACACTTCTTCTTCAAGCTGCCTGACTTCCAGCAGATGCTGCAGACCTGGACCCGCAGCGGCACCCTGCAGGATGCCGTGGCCAACAAGATCGCCGAATGGCTGGACGCCGGCCTGCAACAGTGGGACATCTCCCGCGATGCGCCGTACTTCGGCTTCGAGATCCCGGGCGAACCAGGTAAATACTTCTACGTGTGGCTGGATGCGCCGATTGGCTACATGGCCAGCTTCAAGAACCTGTGCAACCGCACGCCGGAGCTGGACTTCGACGCGTTCTGGGGCAAGGACTCCACCGCCGAGCTGTACCACTTCATCGGCAAGGACATCGTCAACTTCCACGCCCTGTTCTGGCCGGCGATGCTCGAAGGCGCGGGTTTCCGCAAGCCGACCGGGATCAACGTGCACGGCTACCTGACCGTCAACGGCCAGAAGATGTCCAAGTCCCGCGGCACCTTCATCAAGGCCCGGACATACCTGGATCACCTGTCGCCGGAATACCTGCGCTACTACTACGCGGCCAAACTCGGCCGTGGCGTCGACGACCTCGATCTGAACCTCGAAGACTTCGTGCAGAAGGTCAACTCCGATCTGGTCGGCAAAGTGGTCAACATCGCCAGCCGTTGCGCCGGTTTTATTCAGAAAGGCAATGCCGGCCTGCTGGTGGACAGCAACGCCGCACCGGAACTGACCGAAGCATTCCTGGCTGCCGCACCGAGCATCGCTGACGCCTATGAAGCCCGCGACTTCGCCCGTGCCATGCGCGAAACCATGGCTTTGGCCGACCGCGCCAACGCCTGGATCGCCGACAAGGCGCCTTGGTCGCTGAACAAGCAGGAAGGCAAGCAGGATGAAGTCCAGGCGGTCTGTGCCACGGCAATCAACCTGTTCCGCCAGCTGGTGATCTTCCTCAAGCCAGTGCTGCCGCTGCTGGCCGCCGACGCCGAAGCGTTCCTCAACGTCGCCCCGCTGACCTGGAACGACCACACCACCCTGCTGGCCAACCACCAGTTGAACGAATTCAAGCCGTTGATGACCCGCATCGACCCGGTAAAAGTGCAAGCCATGACCGAAGCCTCGAAAGAAGACCTGACCGCCAGCCAGACCGACACCGGTGCCGCCGCGCCTGCCGGCAACGGCGAACTGGCCAAGGATCCGCTGTCGCCGGAAATCGACTTCGACACCTTTGCCGCCGTCGACCTCCGCGTGGCGTTGATCGTCAAGGCCGAACACGTTGAAGGCGCGGACAAGCTGCTGCGTCTGACCCTCGACATCGGTGACGAGCAACGCAACGTGTTCTCGGGGATCAAGAGCGCCTACCCGGATCCGTCGAAACTCGACGGTCGTCTGACCATGATGATCGCCAACCTCAAACCACGGAAAATGAAGTTCGGCATCTCCGAAGGCATGGTGATGGCGGCCGGCCCTGGCGGTGAAGAAATCTACCTGCTAAGCCCGGACAGCGGCGCCAAGCCGGGTCAGCGCATCAAGTAA
- a CDS encoding electron transport complex protein RnfA: protein MTELVLTLFSTALINNFVLHWPLGVDPLLGGERRQVHALGLATLCLMLIVGVAGYAIRHWLLVPLQLEFLRLFVFLPLNVLLIAPLLKLLAHWRPTLSFDGLWPLLLGNAGMLGLTLINAQTDKGLFHAAALSLGSGLGFWLVLSLFSDLRERTADNDIPLPFRGLPIQLIGAGLMAVAFLGFSGLIKT, encoded by the coding sequence ATGACCGAACTCGTGCTTACGCTATTCAGTACTGCGCTGATCAACAACTTCGTGTTGCACTGGCCGCTGGGCGTCGATCCGCTGCTGGGCGGTGAGCGTCGTCAGGTGCATGCGCTGGGGCTGGCGACGTTATGTCTGATGCTGATTGTCGGTGTGGCGGGTTACGCGATCCGGCATTGGTTGCTGGTGCCGTTGCAACTGGAATTCCTGCGACTATTTGTGTTTCTGCCGTTGAACGTCCTGCTGATCGCGCCGTTGCTGAAGCTGTTGGCACATTGGCGACCCACGCTGTCATTCGATGGTTTGTGGCCGCTGCTGCTGGGCAACGCCGGTATGCTGGGGCTGACGCTGATCAACGCGCAAACGGACAAAGGCCTGTTTCATGCAGCTGCGCTGAGCCTTGGCTCCGGCCTGGGTTTCTGGCTGGTACTGAGCCTGTTCAGCGATTTGCGCGAACGCACGGCCGACAATGATATTCCCCTGCCCTTTCGTGGCCTGCCGATCCAGTTGATCGGCGCCGGACTGATGGCCGTGGCTTTTCTCGGATTCAGTGGACTGATCAAAACATGA
- the rsxB gene encoding electron transport complex subunit RsxB: MSLIQRIDALLPQTQCGKCGHPGCKPYAEGIIAGEPINKCPPGGDETIAALAELLKIPVLELDISRGSAPPQVAFIREAECIGCTKCIQACPIDAIVGAAKLMHTVIIDECTGCDLCVAPCPVDCIEMHPLPLGTLPVVGGLAASLEEQQARTAKRDHARQRFERRNARLQREEQQKQAEREARAQRAAQFEVAAATLDPVQAALERVRAQKAATADAALKKAKIDVAMSRAQLHKSLKAFGHPPTFEQQSQLIVLQQQFEAAEQALAKLESSATPAPVVTAPAKDADLKRAKIQLAMRRAELKKAQTAEAPPEQIAALEQALRDAEQALHDAESASEQPAPDLVRVEKRPIDNQLRQLKTELAYARADLNKLQRRDGTPAEVLDKARTRLQEAERQVEAHVIH, from the coding sequence ATGAGTCTGATTCAACGCATCGATGCCCTGCTGCCACAAACCCAATGCGGCAAGTGCGGCCATCCCGGATGCAAACCCTACGCTGAAGGCATCATCGCCGGCGAGCCGATCAACAAGTGCCCGCCGGGCGGCGACGAAACCATCGCGGCACTGGCCGAACTGCTGAAAATCCCGGTGCTGGAGCTGGACATCAGCCGTGGTTCGGCGCCGCCGCAAGTGGCTTTCATCCGCGAAGCCGAGTGCATCGGCTGCACCAAATGCATCCAGGCCTGCCCGATCGACGCCATCGTCGGCGCGGCGAAACTGATGCACACCGTGATCATCGACGAGTGCACCGGTTGCGATCTGTGCGTGGCACCTTGCCCCGTCGACTGTATCGAGATGCACCCGCTGCCGCTGGGAACACTGCCAGTGGTGGGCGGCCTGGCCGCCAGCCTTGAAGAGCAGCAGGCCCGCACCGCCAAGCGAGATCACGCCCGGCAACGTTTCGAACGGCGTAACGCCCGGCTGCAAAGAGAAGAACAGCAGAAGCAGGCCGAACGCGAGGCCCGCGCGCAACGTGCGGCGCAGTTTGAAGTCGCAGCCGCCACGCTCGATCCGGTGCAGGCGGCGCTGGAGCGGGTACGCGCGCAGAAAGCAGCAACCGCCGACGCCGCGCTGAAAAAGGCCAAGATCGACGTGGCGATGAGCCGCGCCCAGTTGCACAAATCGCTGAAAGCCTTCGGCCATCCGCCGACCTTCGAACAGCAGTCGCAACTGATCGTGCTACAGCAGCAATTCGAAGCCGCCGAGCAGGCCCTGGCGAAACTGGAAAGCAGCGCCACACCTGCGCCGGTCGTGACAGCTCCAGCGAAAGACGCCGACCTGAAACGAGCGAAAATCCAACTGGCGATGCGCCGTGCCGAGCTGAAAAAGGCGCAGACCGCAGAGGCTCCGCCGGAGCAGATTGCTGCACTGGAACAAGCCCTGCGTGACGCCGAGCAAGCGTTGCACGACGCAGAATCGGCCAGCGAGCAACCGGCTCCCGATCTGGTGCGTGTGGAGAAACGTCCGATCGACAACCAGCTTCGTCAGCTGAAAACCGAACTGGCCTACGCGCGCGCCGACCTGAACAAATTGCAGCGACGTGACGGCACGCCAGCCGAGGTCCTCGACAAGGCCCGCACCCGCCTGCAAGAGGCGGAGCGGCAGGTGGAAGCCCATGTCATCCATTGA
- a CDS encoding RnfABCDGE type electron transport complex subunit D has product MSSIETRDERLQQAMKLVLLATLPGLLALFWFYGWGVLINLILSVATALSAEAAVTYLRRQPLQATLTDGSALVSATLLAIALPPYCPWWLTVTAIGSGLLLGKHLYGGVGRNPFNPAMLGFALATVMFPQPMTHWPAHGMNLTAAIDQVFNLGAAPDAWVQATALDSLRINKSLTIDELFASNPAFGRFGGHGVEWVNLAFLAGGLFLLQRRVIGWHAPVGMLASLFVISLLCWNGSGSDSHGSPLFHLLSGATMLGAFFIVTEPVSGARSPLARLLFGVGVGLLTYLIRTWGGYPDGVAFAVLLLNLCVPALERFAAARQSQVMP; this is encoded by the coding sequence ATGTCATCCATTGAAACCAGAGACGAGCGCCTGCAACAGGCAATGAAGCTGGTTCTGCTTGCGACATTGCCGGGGTTGCTGGCGTTGTTCTGGTTTTACGGCTGGGGTGTGTTGATCAACCTGATCCTCTCCGTCGCCACAGCCTTGAGCGCCGAAGCCGCCGTGACCTATCTGCGCCGACAGCCGCTGCAAGCCACTTTGACCGATGGTAGCGCGTTGGTCAGCGCCACGCTGCTGGCCATCGCCCTGCCACCTTACTGCCCGTGGTGGCTGACGGTCACGGCGATCGGCTCGGGCCTGCTCTTGGGCAAACACTTGTACGGTGGCGTGGGCAGAAACCCTTTCAATCCGGCCATGCTCGGTTTTGCTCTGGCGACGGTGATGTTCCCGCAGCCGATGACCCATTGGCCGGCCCATGGCATGAATCTGACGGCGGCCATTGATCAGGTGTTCAACCTGGGCGCGGCGCCGGACGCCTGGGTCCAGGCCACGGCGCTGGACAGCCTGCGCATCAACAAAAGCCTGACCATCGATGAATTGTTTGCCAGCAACCCGGCATTCGGCCGCTTCGGCGGGCATGGCGTGGAGTGGGTGAATCTGGCATTTCTTGCCGGTGGATTGTTCCTGCTACAGCGCCGGGTGATCGGCTGGCACGCACCGGTCGGCATGCTCGCCAGTCTGTTCGTCATCAGCCTGCTGTGCTGGAACGGCTCGGGGTCTGATTCCCATGGCTCGCCACTGTTTCATCTGCTGAGCGGTGCCACGATGCTTGGTGCATTCTTCATCGTCACGGAGCCGGTATCCGGCGCAAGGAGCCCGCTCGCCCGTTTGTTGTTTGGCGTAGGCGTAGGTCTGCTGACTTACCTGATTCGCACCTGGGGCGGCTATCCGGATGGCGTGGCATTTGCGGTATTGCTGCTGAACCTGTGCGTGCCGGCACTGGAACGCTTTGCCGCTGCCCGTCAGTCGCAGGTAATGCCATGA
- a CDS encoding RnfABCDGE type electron transport complex subunit G yields MNRTGSLITLLLLATAGIGMTFLVQRSNAPHIAAEHRQLESRKLLDVLSVDAYDNQPLEQPLALAEPHLSHSELLGGYRATRAGQPVAVLLRSQTEGYAGRIELLIAIDANGRLLGVKTLEQTETPALGGTIGDWPNSWLQVFIGKSSGQPTDAGWALKKDQGQFDQIAGATITSRAAINAIHDALRYFDDHRTTLLGSAP; encoded by the coding sequence ATGAACCGCACAGGCAGCCTGATCACGCTATTGTTGCTGGCAACGGCAGGGATCGGCATGACTTTTCTTGTGCAACGCAGCAATGCTCCACACATCGCCGCCGAACATCGCCAGCTCGAAAGTCGCAAACTACTGGATGTGCTTTCAGTCGACGCCTACGACAATCAGCCTCTGGAACAGCCTCTGGCGCTGGCCGAACCCCACCTGAGCCACAGCGAATTGCTGGGCGGTTATCGGGCGACCAGGGCCGGTCAACCCGTGGCGGTGCTGCTGCGCAGCCAGACCGAGGGTTATGCGGGCCGCATCGAGTTGCTGATCGCCATCGATGCCAATGGCCGATTGCTCGGCGTGAAAACCCTTGAGCAAACTGAAACCCCGGCGCTGGGCGGGACAATCGGTGACTGGCCAAATAGCTGGTTGCAGGTGTTTATCGGCAAATCCAGCGGCCAGCCGACCGATGCCGGCTGGGCCTTGAAAAAGGATCAGGGGCAATTTGACCAGATCGCTGGCGCGACCATCACATCCCGCGCCGCCATCAACGCCATCCACGATGCTCTGCGTTACTTCGACGACCACCGGACGACCCTGCTGGGGAGTGCGCCATGA
- a CDS encoding Rnf-Nqr domain containing protein, giving the protein MNTSATLSNSMMLVLLIGATDSVAGALAILLMFAVVVNMYGLCMAPLRSRLSSESLLPVSLILAATLAACAEILLQRTAVQWHLMISLYAGLIGLQCVILEHNGFFRLPARGRLKLCGVFAALMIVLAVLRELLGQGSIGHHLSDHWQGLILFGNGLHFATLAPGAFILLGLLLAARQAWTRPAAQPEETHHP; this is encoded by the coding sequence ATGAACACGTCAGCGACCCTGTCGAACTCAATGATGCTGGTGCTGTTGATCGGCGCCACTGACTCCGTGGCGGGCGCGCTGGCGATCCTGCTGATGTTCGCCGTTGTGGTGAACATGTACGGCTTGTGCATGGCACCATTGCGGTCGCGCCTGAGCAGTGAGAGCCTGCTGCCGGTCAGTCTGATACTGGCTGCTACCCTGGCTGCTTGCGCCGAGATTCTTTTGCAACGCACCGCTGTGCAGTGGCATCTGATGATCAGTCTTTACGCCGGCCTGATCGGTTTGCAGTGCGTCATCCTGGAACACAATGGATTCTTTCGACTGCCAGCCCGAGGACGCCTGAAACTCTGCGGTGTGTTTGCCGCACTGATGATCGTGCTGGCGGTATTGCGCGAGCTGCTCGGTCAGGGCAGCATCGGCCATCACCTGTCGGATCACTGGCAAGGTTTGATTCTGTTCGGCAACGGCCTGCATTTCGCGACGCTGGCTCCCGGCGCCTTCATTTTGCTTGGACTGTTACTGGCCGCACGTCAGGCCTGGACTCGCCCTGCCGCCCAACCCGAGGAAACGCATCACCCATGA
- the nth gene encoding endonuclease III: MNAAKRLEIFRRLHEDNPEPKTELAYSSPFELLIAVILSAQSTDVGVNKATAKLYPVANTPAAIHALGVEGLSEYIKTIGLYNSKAKNVIETCRLLVERHNGEVPQTREALEALPGVGRKTANVVLNTAFRQLTMAVDTHIFRVSNRTGIAPGKNVVEVENKLMKFVPKQYLLDSHHWLILHGRYVCLARKPRCGSCRIEDLCEYKDKTSDD; this comes from the coding sequence ATGAATGCCGCAAAACGTCTGGAGATTTTCCGCAGGCTTCACGAGGACAATCCTGAACCCAAGACCGAACTGGCCTATTCCTCGCCTTTCGAATTGCTGATCGCGGTGATTCTGTCCGCCCAATCAACTGACGTCGGGGTGAACAAGGCGACGGCGAAACTTTACCCGGTGGCCAACACACCGGCCGCCATTCATGCCTTGGGCGTCGAAGGGTTGTCCGAGTACATCAAGACCATCGGCCTCTATAACAGCAAGGCGAAAAACGTGATCGAAACGTGCCGTCTGCTGGTCGAACGCCACAATGGCGAAGTCCCGCAGACGCGCGAAGCGCTGGAAGCCCTGCCCGGCGTTGGTCGAAAAACCGCCAACGTAGTACTCAACACGGCGTTCCGTCAATTGACGATGGCGGTGGACACCCACATTTTTCGGGTCAGCAACCGCACCGGCATTGCGCCGGGCAAGAACGTGGTCGAGGTGGAGAACAAACTGATGAAGTTTGTACCAAAGCAATACCTGCTCGATTCGCACCACTGGCTTATTCTTCACGGGCGTTATGTATGCCTGGCCCGCAAGCCGCGGTGCGGTAGCTGTCGGATCGAAGACTTGTGTGAATACAAGGACAAAACTTCTGACGATTGA
- a CDS encoding PA3496 family putative envelope integrity protein: MSTSKEQVDVEDDFVAESDDEPVVEVAKTNLSKRRTIDNMLEERRLQKQLADYDFDL; the protein is encoded by the coding sequence ATGAGCACCAGCAAAGAGCAAGTGGACGTAGAAGACGATTTCGTCGCGGAGTCAGACGACGAACCGGTGGTTGAGGTCGCCAAGACCAATCTGAGCAAACGCCGCACTATCGATAACATGCTTGAGGAACGCCGACTGCAGAAGCAATTGGCCGATTACGACTTTGATCTCTGA
- a CDS encoding response regulator transcription factor, translating into MNKVLIVDDHPVIRLAVRMLMERHGYEVIAETDNGVDALQLARDQMPDIVILDIGIPKLDGLEVIARLTTSAMPLKVLVLTSQAPGHFSMRCMQSGAAGYVCKQQDLTELLSAIKAVLSGYSYFPNQALHTVRTSLGNASEADMVDRLSGREMMVLQQLARGKTNKEIADGMFLSNKTVSTYKTRLLLKLNARSLVDLIELAQRNGLV; encoded by the coding sequence ATGAATAAAGTGCTGATCGTGGATGATCATCCTGTCATTCGTCTTGCGGTGCGTATGCTGATGGAACGTCATGGCTACGAAGTCATTGCAGAAACGGATAACGGAGTGGATGCATTACAACTGGCTCGCGACCAGATGCCCGATATTGTCATTCTGGATATCGGTATACCGAAACTGGATGGACTGGAAGTCATTGCGCGTCTTACAACTAGCGCGATGCCTCTGAAGGTACTGGTGTTGACGTCCCAGGCCCCGGGCCATTTTTCCATGCGCTGCATGCAGTCGGGCGCAGCGGGATATGTTTGCAAACAACAGGATCTGACCGAACTGCTCAGTGCTATCAAGGCTGTGCTGTCCGGGTACAGTTATTTTCCGAATCAGGCGTTGCACACCGTACGCACCAGCCTGGGCAATGCCAGTGAAGCCGACATGGTTGATCGCCTGTCCGGGCGCGAGATGATGGTGTTGCAGCAGTTGGCACGCGGCAAGACCAACAAGGAAATCGCCGATGGCATGTTTCTCAGTAACAAGACCGTCAGCACCTACAAGACACGGTTGCTGTTGAAGCTCAATGCGCGTTCATTGGTAGATCTGATCGAGCTGGCCCAGCGCAATGGCCTGGTCTGA